In Mycobacterium sp. JS623, one genomic interval encodes:
- a CDS encoding isocitrate lyase/PEP mutase family protein: MSSEVLKKHAETLLGLHQPGNPVVLPTIWDAWSAQLAVDAGFLALTVGSHPMADSVGKADQEGMSFDDVVTRVKQITSAVDVPVSVDIESGYAEPATRLITGLLEAGAVGLNIEDTVHSEGGRLRSSSEHAELVGALRKAADAAGVHVVVNARTDLFLRQDGDESDRVDRAIARLKEAAAAGADSLYPVGRHDPDTLRRLATELPLPINAIALPDQDDPASFGPLGVGRISFGPFLQRALSAHANEMLARWA, from the coding sequence ATGTCAAGCGAGGTCCTCAAGAAGCATGCCGAGACATTGCTGGGTCTGCACCAGCCCGGCAATCCAGTGGTTTTGCCGACAATCTGGGATGCGTGGTCGGCGCAACTGGCGGTCGATGCAGGCTTTCTCGCGCTGACCGTCGGCAGCCACCCGATGGCCGACTCGGTGGGTAAGGCCGACCAGGAGGGCATGTCGTTCGACGACGTGGTGACCCGCGTCAAGCAGATCACTTCGGCCGTCGACGTGCCGGTGTCCGTCGATATCGAGTCGGGCTATGCCGAACCGGCCACCCGCCTGATCACCGGCCTGCTCGAGGCCGGTGCGGTCGGCCTCAACATCGAGGACACCGTGCACAGCGAAGGCGGGCGGCTGCGGTCGTCCAGCGAGCACGCCGAGCTCGTCGGCGCGCTGCGTAAGGCTGCCGACGCCGCCGGCGTGCACGTGGTGGTCAACGCCCGCACGGATCTGTTTCTCCGGCAGGACGGAGATGAGTCCGATCGGGTGGACCGGGCGATCGCGCGGCTGAAAGAGGCGGCCGCAGCCGGAGCAGACTCGCTGTATCCGGTTGGCCGTCACGACCCGGATACGTTGCGGCGCTTGGCTACTGAGCTACCGCTGCCGATCAATGCGATCGCGTTGCCCGATCAGGATGATCCGGCGTCCTTCGGGCCGCTTGGCGTCGGCCGCATCAGTTTTGGGCCATTCCTGCAGCGCGCACTTTCCGCACATGCCAATGAGATGCTGGCCCGCTGGGCTTAG